From one Thamnophis elegans isolate rThaEle1 chromosome 7, rThaEle1.pri, whole genome shotgun sequence genomic stretch:
- the CAPZA3 gene encoding F-actin-capping protein subunit alpha-3: MNDTQKFLKFSDYVYNIIDRCLIVHIFKKIIQQVPPFLQQRPLQRLSQQQNQQQHHKSQRVHQQQRKHQRPLRRLSQQQNQQQHHKPQRVHQQQRKQQQLHQEHQQSKQQGPQAAKDQKPEAPDLEEPPSEETELAKEEAANALKIQLICNLLKQCPPGEFKNVFEDLRFLLCDDKLIKEEVAQVCANHSKKHFTTANIKGDYVLVTRHNDMGGDRFFDPQIKLSFTFDSLNRRADKFLLYCNIRRDRAELWRETLNEILEAYMKRHFISGVCRVYKKTIRNKPFLVVCMESHQNKKSWNILWKSEWIIAITPPVSEVRGDLKVQLHYFRKANLHWTASSTAEGSIYLIHRDQFALDFEKFIEAEDNKFQMDLVKSLYDLSNETWRGFRRRLPVTRTSISWDILMMT, encoded by the exons TccatatttttaagaaaataattcagCAAGTGCCACCTTTCCTCCAGCAGCGGCCCCTTCAAAGGCTGAGCCAGCAGCAAAACCAACAACAGCACCACAAGTCCCAGCGGGTGCACCAGCAACAACGCAAGCACCAG CGGCCCCTGCGAAGACTGAGCCAGCAGCAAAACCAACAACAGCACCACAAGCCCCAGCGGGTGCACCAGCAACAACGCAAGCAGCAG CAACTACACCAGGAGCACCAGCAAAGCAAACAGCAGGGGCCCCAAGCTGCAAAggaccagaaaccagaagcacCTG ATTTAGAAGAACCACCCTCTGAGGAAACTGAACTAGCCAAAGAAGAAGCAGCTAATGCCCTTAAAATACAACTCATATGCAATTTGTTAAAACAATGCCCTCCAGGTGAATTCAAGAATGTTTTTGAAGACCTTCGCTTTCTGCTTTGTGATGATAAACTCATAAAGGAAGAGGTTGCTCAGGTGTGTGCTAATCATTCCAAGAAACATTTCACCACTGCAAACATCAAAGGGGACTATGTTCTGGTGACTCGCCATAATGACATGGGAGGTGATCGCTTCTTTGACCCACAGATCAAGCTTTCCTTCACATTCGATTCCCTGAATAGAAGAGCTGACAAGTTTCTGCTTTATTGTAATATTAGGAGAGACAGGGCAGAATTATGGAGAGAAACCCTTAATGAGATCTTGGAAGCATACATGAAGAGGCATTTCATTTCAGGAGTTTGTCGGGTCTACAAAAAAACAATTAGGAACAAACCATTCCTTGTGGTCTGCATGGAAAGCCACCAGAATAAGAAATCCTGGAACATTCTCTGGAAATCAGAATGGATAATTGCAATAACTCCACCTGTTTCAGAAGTCAGGGGGGACTTAAAAGTACAGCTGCATTATTTCAGAAAAGCTAATCTTCACTGGACAGCCAGTAGTACAGCTGAAGGTTCCATATATTTAATTCATCGGGACCAATTTGCCTTGGATTTTGAGAAATTTATTGAAGCTGAAGATAACAAATTTCAGATGGATCTGGTGAAAAGCCTCTACGATTTGTCAAATGAAACATGGAGGGGCTTTCGGAGAAGGCTCCCAGTTACTCGCACTTCAATCTCTTGGGATATACTGATGATGACTTAG